Genomic DNA from Amycolatopsis alba DSM 44262:
CGCTCGACACCGTGGAAGACGGCGTGCGTCTTGTAGCGCACGTCTTCGGCCACATGGTCGGGAGTCAGGATCTCGGCAAGGGCACGAAGCGCCACTTCGCCCTCGGCGACCGCGACGCGGGAGCCGGGGCAGGTGTGCCGTCCGAGGCCGAACGCGAGTTCGGCGTCGGGGCCCAGCGGGATGGCCAGTTTGTCCCCGGTTGTGAAGTCCTTGCCCGCCATGGAGAACGGTGTGGTCACGCGGCGGGCGGCGAAGCGGGTCGGGGCGATCTCGTGGATCAGGCCGCGTACGTCGTCGAGGGCGTCCGGGCGGCTTAGGAGTTCGAGACCGGCGAGAGCGAGGAAGTTCATGGAGTTCTCGTACGCCGCGTGGGCGAGCATCACCGGAGTGATCATCAGCTCGTCCGCGGTGATGCGGTCCGCTTCGTGCGCTTCGCGGAGCAGCGCGAGCCCGCCGCCTTCGATGGCTGTCGCTTTGAGGAAGAACATCGCGACCCTGAGCGCGGCGGTGTCGGCTCCGCCCGGCCCGCCCGACCAGACGTCCAGGTTCGCGGCGGTCTCCGACAGATTCGTCAGCAGCGTCTCGCCGAGTGGCTCGACCGTGCCGAGCACCGCTTCCGTCACCCTGGCCGCCACGGGCCTGGCGAAGTCGGCCACCAGGTCGAACCGCGCACTCGACTTTAGCGGGCTAATCGCGATGCGCAGGTCGGCGAGCAGGGTGTCCGGCAGGGGCTCGACCAGGGCGATGACCTCCTTGACGACCGCGCGCAGCCGCCGGTGGTCCGCGCCGTCCATCAGCAGGAGGTTCGGGGTCTCGGCGGCGCCGCCACCGGGATTCGAGCTGAGCTCGCGGTCGCGCAGGGCTTTGACGCGGTCCGCCGGATCGTTCAGCACGAAGAAGTCGTCCACGCTCGTATGATGCCCATGCCGCGGCCGGAGGATGTGCAAGTGTCAGGAGAAGTGCCCGAAGAAGTGCTGCGGACCCCGCTCGTGCGTCGCCTGCTCGATCGCGCCGACGTCGAGCGCCCCGCGTACACGCACCTCGATTGCTCGAACCGGCATGAGCCCGTCGAGGACACGCTGACCTGGGCCGATCTTCTCGTTCACGTCCGCGCCGTCGCGGCGAAGCTACGCGAGGTCATCCAGCCTGGAGACCGTGTCGCGATCACGGCACGCCAGGACCTTTCCTACGTCGTCGCGTTCTTCGGCGCGCTGTACGCCGGGGCCGTCGCGGTGCCACTGTCCGCTCCGGACGTCCGCGCTCACCGCGAGCGGCTCGTCGGGGTCCTCAACGACTGCGACGCCGACATCTGGCTCACCTCCGATGCCCTGGTCCAGCGGCTGACGGAGTTCGCCGAGGCCGAGCCGGTCCCGGCTCCCCGCGAGATCGTCGCCGTCGACACCCTGCCGCTGGACCCGGCGGACCGGTCCCTGCCGTCACCGTTCTCTCCCGAAGACCCCGCCTACCTGCAGTACACCTCCGGCACGACGCGGGCACCCGCCGGCGTGATCATCACGCATCGGGCGCTGTCGGCCGCGTGCTGGCAGATCTGCGACGCCTACGACGTCGGCGAGCACACGACGTGCGTCGGCTGGATCCCGTTCTTCCACGACATGGGGCTGGCGCAACTGCTCGCCGGGACGATGCACTCCGGCGGCCGGACGGTGTTCATCGCGCCGCTGGAATTCATCCGGCGCCCGGAGCGCTGGCTGCTGCTGATGTCGGCGTATCCGAACACGCTCACGGCTGCCCCGAACTTCGCATACGACCTGGTGACAGAGGCCGTGCCCGAGCCGAAACGCGCCGAGTACGACCTCTCGACGGTGTCGATCGCGCTCAGCGGCAGCGAACCGGTCCGGGCGGCGACCGTCCGGGAGTTCCTCGCCGCGTATGAACCCCACGGCTTCCCGCGGGGTGCTTTCCGGCCGTCCTACGGTCTGGCCGAAGCGACGGTCTACGTCGCCAGCGGCGATTCCAGCGGCCCGGTGGTGACCGAAGTGGACGGCCGCGAAGTCGTCGAGATCGGCTGGCCCCGTGGGCAGCGGGTCCGCGTCGTCGCCCCACCGGATCGCGATTTGCCCGCTAAAGTCGAAACGGGCGGGGCGGGCGAGATCTGGGTCAAGGGGCCCAACGTTGCGGCCGGATACTGGCGGCGTCCGGAGTTGACCGCCGAGGTGTTCGACGCCGAGCTCGACGGGGAACGAGGCTGGCTCCGCACCGGCGACCTGGGGACGATCCGGAACGGCAGGCTGTCGGTGACCGGACGCCTGAAGGACCTGATCATCATCGACGGCCGCAATCACAGCCCCCACGACATCGAAGAGACGGTCGCCGACGCCCACCCGCTTCTCGGGCCCGAGCGCGTCGCCGCCTTCGCGGTCGACAGCGACGAAGGCGAGGGGGTCGTCGTGGTCGCCGAGCGCGCTCGGAAGGCCCCCGACTTCGACGAACCCGATATCGCGCGGGCGGCCACCCGCGCCGTCGCCGAGCGGCACGACGTGCGCCTTCGTGCCTTCTTCCTGGTGAAACCCGGCGGGCTGCCGCGGACGTCCAGCGGCAAGGTCGCGCGTTCCGCGGCCAGAACGCGGTATTGGACCGCGGATGGGACAGAATCCCTCCATGGCAGCTGACGGGAGCGAGTACGTCGACGAGATCAAGGCCCTCGTCTGCGAGACCTTCGACGTCGATCCGGACACCATCGACGAGAACACGCCCTTCGCCGAGATGGGGGTCGACTCGCGGCGCCGGGTCCGTCTCCTCGCGACGGTCGAAGTGGAGTTCGGCATCGACATCGACCTCGACGAGCTGGATCGCCTCGTCGACATCCGGGGCGCGGCGACCGTTCTCGCCGAAGCCGTCGAGGCAGGCGCGAAACCGCGAAAACGCGGTCTACCAGGCTTCTTGCGCCGAAATCGTTTGAGTTAGCAAAGGTATGAATGTCCCTGCGGCTTCGGTGACCGGTGGGTACATTCTGTGTGCATATGCGACGGCACCTGATGCCGCCGTCGTGCGTCGTAGGTAGGTCAACGAGGCGGATACAGCGGGACGAAGGGGGCACCGGTCATGCCGGACGGGGGCTACAAAGCCGATTCAGAGGCGATGCTCACGGCGTCGACGTCGTTGGATCGCGCGGCTCAGCACACGACGTCCGAGGCGGGGAAGGTCGGGCCGACCCAGGTCCAGCCCGCGGACTTCGGCCGGGTGCACAAGGACTACCAAAAGGGCTACGCCGCCGGGATCCTCGCCATTTCCGACGCGATGAAGGGCTACGCGGGCCAGCTCACCCAGCTCGCCGGCGGGGTCAGCACCGCGTCGACCCGCTACACCACATCCGACCAGGCGAACGCCGCGGCTGCCAACAAGGCGGGGACGCAATGAGCAAGTACACGTGGGAGCAGAAGAAGGCTCTGCTCGACGACCCGTACATCACGCAGGGCACCAAGAACGCGCTGATCTTCGGTGGGGACGCGGCCTACGAGAAGGCCATCGCCGAGCGTGACTCGAACGCGGCGGCGGACAAGAAACAGAAGTCCGCCGTGGAGAAGGCGGACAAGGATCTCGACTCCATGGCCAGGCCTGCCGCGGGCGGTGCGACGACCAAGTCCGATCAGGTGCTCGACCTCGGCAACCCGGCGCTGGACTTCTTCTCCGACTGGATCGAGCAGGTCTGGAACAAGATGCCGGACAAGCCGTCCGAGATGAACTACAAGACCGACATCTGGGACCGGTTCCACGAGAACCGCGAGATCAACTTCCAGGCGATGTTCGACGAGGTCGAGGACCTCACCGACGCCAAGAAGGCCGTCGAGCAGACCGGGACCGACGCCACTTCGGCGCTGACCACGCTCTTCCACGATTGGAAGGGCGAGGGCGCGACGGCGGCGAAGGTCAAGTACGAGCAGCGGATCCAGCCTGACGCGAAGGAACTCGTCGCGCAGATGGACGGCGCCATCAAACTGGTGCCCGCGACGATCGACAAGATCTACACCGCGCTCAAGCTGAAGGTCGACGAAACGCTGAAGCTGCGTGTCGACAAGGTCGCCACGGCGCCGCTGTTCACGGCGAAGCAGGTCGTCGAGATCGCGAACGGCAAGGTCGACTCCAAAGACAAGCTCATGGACGTCGCGGTTTGGCTCGACTCCGCGTGCCCCGGCAACAACCTCGCCGACCGGTTGCGTCACGACGACTGCGACCTGAACGACGGGAACAAGGAATACGCGATCGGGGCCGCGAAGCAGTGGCTGAAGGGGTCGTTCGCCACGGAGTTCGGCGAGCGGTTCGAGAACTTCAAGAAGCTCTGCAAGAACGCGACCGACACGATCAACACGCAGTACCACGAGCTTTCGCGGTTCATGGAGGACTACACGAACCCGTTCCCCGCGGCGGGATCCGAGAAGCCGCCGGGCAACCA
This window encodes:
- a CDS encoding cytochrome P450 is translated as MDDFFVLNDPADRVKALRDRELSSNPGGGAAETPNLLLMDGADHRRLRAVVKEVIALVEPLPDTLLADLRIAISPLKSSARFDLVADFARPVAARVTEAVLGTVEPLGETLLTNLSETAANLDVWSGGPGGADTAALRVAMFFLKATAIEGGGLALLREAHEADRITADELMITPVMLAHAAYENSMNFLALAGLELLSRPDALDDVRGLIHEIAPTRFAARRVTTPFSMAGKDFTTGDKLAIPLGPDAELAFGLGRHTCPGSRVAVAEGEVALRALAEILTPDHVAEDVRYKTHAVFHGVERAIVVRRT
- a CDS encoding fatty acyl-AMP ligase, translated to MPRPEDVQVSGEVPEEVLRTPLVRRLLDRADVERPAYTHLDCSNRHEPVEDTLTWADLLVHVRAVAAKLREVIQPGDRVAITARQDLSYVVAFFGALYAGAVAVPLSAPDVRAHRERLVGVLNDCDADIWLTSDALVQRLTEFAEAEPVPAPREIVAVDTLPLDPADRSLPSPFSPEDPAYLQYTSGTTRAPAGVIITHRALSAACWQICDAYDVGEHTTCVGWIPFFHDMGLAQLLAGTMHSGGRTVFIAPLEFIRRPERWLLLMSAYPNTLTAAPNFAYDLVTEAVPEPKRAEYDLSTVSIALSGSEPVRAATVREFLAAYEPHGFPRGAFRPSYGLAEATVYVASGDSSGPVVTEVDGREVVEIGWPRGQRVRVVAPPDRDLPAKVETGGAGEIWVKGPNVAAGYWRRPELTAEVFDAELDGERGWLRTGDLGTIRNGRLSVTGRLKDLIIIDGRNHSPHDIEETVADAHPLLGPERVAAFAVDSDEGEGVVVVAERARKAPDFDEPDIARAATRAVAERHDVRLRAFFLVKPGGLPRTSSGKVARSAARTRYWTADGTESLHGS
- a CDS encoding acyl carrier protein, producing MAADGSEYVDEIKALVCETFDVDPDTIDENTPFAEMGVDSRRRVRLLATVEVEFGIDIDLDELDRLVDIRGAATVLAEAVEAGAKPRKRGLPGFLRRNRLS